The Punica granatum isolate Tunisia-2019 chromosome 4, ASM765513v2, whole genome shotgun sequence sequence CCAAGCTTGTGTGTCGAGAGCCGCCCGATCTTCGTTTAGCAAGGAAGCCAATTGTGGTGTCTCACTAGGGCAATCTAATCGGTTGGCGGGCTAGGAATGACACATCGGATAACACCCAGCAAATGCGTGCATAGTCAAGGAACTTGATGTGTCCCCATATCCTTGTTCGTGGGGGAGTTTGCATGGTCCGCACTGAGTTGCTGAAGGACTGACACCTTGAGGATGTGGTGTGGGGTGAAGGCGACGTCGAAGCATTGGGACCGCTGCGTGGACAAACCTGCAACGAGGACATTTGCAGATTGGTTAGGGGGGAATGTCATGGGCTGGCATTTGGGTCCCTCTCCAAATGCGACAATAGGGTTATCTGGTCGTCTTCATTGTACGTGGGCTAATATGAGCTGCTATATCACAGGTACATACTCCAGGTGTTATACTCTTTATCGTGGAATACCTGTGTTAGCTTGTCAACCCTGAGGAGGGTTAGGGCTTGGGGAGTCTCGTCACATGGTTCCTTGGGCACCCATACAGGCTTCAAACTCTAAGTCCGTGAGACATATACCTGCTTATGTGCACCAGGTATCctgacacacacacacacatatatccACTCGAAGCCGTAGGTTCCAAAATTTTGAAGAGGTCCGGTGAATTCCCTCTGAATGAAAATTTGtcaaaatttctatttcttaatttttatatattttaaagagTAATATCATCCTATTTTATGTCAAAATATTCATTTCTACATAAAACGGGCAGTCGAAATATAAGAAAGTCATGTATCCCTTTTTTTAGTTCTTCATTTCTAAACTTTTCCCCCATTTTCTTATCATTCttctaaaaattttgattgttttcGTTTTAATTGGTGTTACCCTCTTATAAGTTCTTCTTACATCCtctaaaaagaattttaaaattagaatcTCGTATTATCTATGCAATTAACTGAGTAAAAATAAGTATCATTTTCATATTCACGGCATTGTTTTTCCTCCAAATGACGCGATGCACAACCTTTATGTAAATTAAATTAGCAGAAAATCAAATAATGAAGTGGGTGCTATTGGAATTCTCGATTCTAATTGATCCCGCAACACTTTCTTCTGTCAAAGGAGCGGGACAATGGGGGAGAAGTGAGCAGGAGAGGCTAGCACCATCGCCATTGGATGAGCGGGCCACATGCTAATAGAGTGGACTCACGCCAGTAGAAGAGCGGGACAACCGGCGGAGAAGAGTGGGAGCTGGCTGGGAGTCGGGGCTTCAGTGAACGGAGGAGAGGGGTTCAGGTTGTGTTGGCCGGAGCGGAGGAGCGGAGAACCTCAACAGAGGAGTATGTGTGTTTGTGAGTAGGTTATGCGCCGCCCTGCCCACTTTCTGGGTAAGCATTCTGTATTTGTATGCCTATGTTCTCAGCCGGAGAAACATAATGAACATGAGGAGTTGACGGGCAGTCAGTCTCAACATCCAACAAAAGAGACTTTTCATGCGACGAAACCAAACCAGACCAGATTCCTCCCTCAGTAGAATGCTATGTTTCTTCAAATTGGGTGCTCggtatatatgtttttttttttcggtgaagagcgatatattatattagatgCATAATTTAGGACATAATTATCttttgtttgattttgattttgctaTTATATGGACCAATAGAGGTCTAAgacatgaattttttatgcACTAGACCATGTGGATTTGAACTTGCGATCTTAGCTTGACTTGATCATGCGTACAAAATTTCATTCGCAGATTGTTAGAGACGAGGTTGACAATGTAGTTGCTGCTAACAAAACTATAGGAAGGTGCTGCTCATGGGTAGAGGCAGCTCCAATGATTAGTGTCATCAAGGGAATAATTTGCGACACCAAGTCTGGTCTCAAATAATAGAACAATTTGCCCTTTGGGGTGAATCGGAAATCGAGGGAACCGATTCATCAAATCCTCCATATTCTACCAACCGGATTTACGTCAAAAGCTCCAAGATCAAGAAAACATAGTTTCTTGCGGACAGCCAAACAGGAAGACTTGTTCGACTATTTCCTAAAGGCGGTGAACAAGGTATTAGAATTAGAGACCGTCGAAATCCAAATTGGCAAGCGTAAGATTTTTCTGTAAGTTTGTATTTTACAACAAATTTCCGTACTTTCTCCTAATTAAATCTTGCACAACTAATATATCATGAACACGCTATTTACGATTCAATTAAACTGCGTTTTTCACCCTCGATGATGTTTCTATTAACaaatatttctctttcataAGTTGGCATCGGTGCAGGCTATATTTAGGTGGTCTTTGTAGacgaaaaaattcaaaaattttaaaccgaagaaaaaaaaagtaattttacttccagcttaattaaatttatctgTGTGTGTCAAAGTGAGATTCTTATTTGTAAGGACTTATCGATATAGGTTTCCACCATAAAGCATTACctatcataaaaaaaacttcaaacaaatggCACATcaataactttgaaacatgATCAATCAATTCATTGTAAGTACTGCCTCtaacagaaaagagaaatcTGGAAAATGCAAGTTTTACTTACATGGCATGCATGGATGCCAATTTCAATCAGTTTAAATTCAACCGGCcaggaaaaagggaaaaaaaaagaagatcaatttaaattgaaaatcctAGATTTACCTATATACGGACTTATAGGGGCTGTGGGATGATTAAATCAACCTCGGTCATGCAAGGCGCAGTATTCATTGTCTTCCTCATCTCGCGCACAGCTTCAACTACCAATGACGAAGCCACACCATCGTCACTATCCCTCGGGTCTTCTTCTCCATCGAAGTGAAACCCGACGATGTCTTCATAATTAGTTCTTTCCATGGCACCGTTGTCACCAACTCTTGTGGTGACCGCAAGCAATGCACCTCTCATCACGTAACCTGACTTGGCCAATATTAGCTTCGGCATGAACCAAACCTTTGTGTACAGTCGGTATTCCCCGCCGCTGTTGCTACCACTCGTCGGTGTACTGTTTCTGATCTTGGATATCTCGCCTTGTCCTGCACGAATTACTGCTAGCTGACCAAAGTTCTTCAGTACCACCTCTCGTAGCATTGGGTGGTTAGGGACCATGCGTCTTACTATGGAAAGAATATGTTGGACGGCTTCTAGGCAACACGTGACGTACATATTGTATGCGCTCATGATCTCATCTGAGTATGGCGGTAGGACAAGCGGATGATCTCCTTCGTGAAGCCCTCCTGTGCATTAAAAGGAAGTTAGATACCCGAATCTAAAATCAACGGAAAGCACCCATTTACGGGAAATCTGTCACCTCCTATCAATGCGTGTTTATAACTTTGCGGTCTCCTCTGCAAGGCAGTAGCAGCGAGAATCACGCAGCTGTTAAGCATCGCGCTGTTGCTGTCCAATTCGGCCTTCCACTTGAGGATATTATCAGGTCCTTCAGCATCGTGGTAGAATTCTTTCGCGTCTAAATCTATGGTGAGAGTTCGAATCTCCGGGAACAGCTTCAGGTATTGAAACATTTCTTCAATACTATAAGAACGCTTGCTCTTGATCAGTTCGATCGCAACATCACCATTTAGATTATCATCAGGGTGTGGAAACGGGGGCCAGGGAATGGTTCCTTCATCGATCTGACGCCAGAGgctcaagaagaagaaggagggtATGACAGGGACGAGGGAAGCCAAGTGCTTCGAGACAGCAAGGCATCTTATCAAGGACTTGGCATCCAAAACCCGGAGGATATCAAGACTTCGACGGAGGAGGTCATCGGGTAGGCATTCCAAGTGGTTTTCGGCCAGTTCTTCCATGCTGAGTACGTGAAAGAAGATTGCAGAGCTGATGGGGTTGGAGATTCAACCAAATTggtttaattatatttttccggtaagtggtttaattatattttgttacGTCGAGATGTCAGGGAACTCCAAATTGATTCCCATTAAGGATTTCTTGTAACCgctaaatatttcaaaataaagaaTATCCTAAAGAGAGATATTACGATATCCTAAAGAATATTTTGTCGGTTAAGGATAAGCGATTGGAGTAGGATTTGATTTTTCAAGATATCACTTCTGATGATTGTCGTTAATATTATCTACCTATGtacatctatacatatattatttttccaatgacacttttacttaaaaatataagttattaacggcccgtttggtttcgaAGTTGtggtttaaatttttaattttaattttaactcaatacactacacaacaaaatcCACTTTTCCAAAGTCAAACTGATAAgtcttatatattattcaacATACAATGCATGGGTTAGGGTGTGGTGGGGGGCAGGAGGAGAGAAGGGtttgtgggataaattttttttgtcattttataccatcaaaatcacaatcaccaattcaaaactttaactttgaaattAAACGGATTGTAAATAAACGTCGATAACTTATAAGAATGAtttatgttgcgtttggtttcatagtagaattttaaaatcaaattttgattttgaaaaagagtggtataaatggggcccaccctttgactttgtataagttatgttgttttattgtgaaaaaaagtgatataaatggggtctactctttgactttgtatgagttattttgttttatagttggtagaattaagttagaattgtgattctaaaataataccataaaaccaaacaaggcaTTAAAAATCAATAGGCCCCTCTCCTatgcaaaaaaggaaaattaatagGCTTATTCCATTATTCGTACTACGCTGGAACCTCGCAATGTAGTGGATCAAGAAAAGTTTCTtcgatttcaattttcaataatcTAATTGGATAACTATGACCATAATATAATAGGACTTAAGTAGCACACTAATTTTAAGTGGACAAACTTTACCGTTAATAGGATTTtaatattcaataaaaatatctCGTCATCACAATCAAGTCAACTATGTGAGAAATAGTCTCACATAACATGTTAGCTTAAACTTGTGCTAactgataaaagaaaatttctaaaaccataaataaaaagaatatgcTATTTACATTGGTGATATATGGAAATAGGCCTTTTACCTACATGCGTTGATTTTAGGTGATTTGGTATTGCGATCGGAGAGGAAGATTTATCCTTAGTGGACTGACCCCACTCGAATAATAATTAGATTCGTTCAGCGTTCAAATATTAATAAGGTGGTttctcaaaaagaaaaaaaaaagttcatatCTATTATTACTTATACTGGAAAAGTGGTAAGTGCTGTAATATTCACTTTCTTACATTGACcattgaaaaataacaaaattaaatttgagcCATTAGATTAAgggtgcattttttttttataagtagaTTAAGGATGTATTGGTAAATTTACATAGTACCTCTAACTATGTACTGCCTCGACCTGCTCCACCATTGGGCTTTTTCAGATAGTCTGTTGGATACCCTTGAAGAGACCTTATTGTAATGTTCGCAAATGGGCCGACCTTCTGAGGTGTACTGCTGTTGGGTCGGGCGACTAGAACTATTGTTGCCCTGCCAGCCCATGTTCTGCAAACCCGAATTACTTCCTTACCAACCCGATCCACCATTCTGCAAACCAGAAGAATTTCCCTACCAGCCCGAGTTGCTCGCCCCATTATTCTGCCCCTTCGCCAGAAAAACAACTGCCTCAGGTACCCCTTCCTTTGGTCATGCGACAGTCTTCTGGCTTTCCTCATTGGCGACCATCTGATAAACATTGTTGACTTATGGCGATGGTTCGATACTGAGTATGGTGGAGTGAATCGTGTTGAATTCTGGTGTGAGTCCCATTGAGAACTAATATACTTTCCCCATCTCTCTTTGTGCTACTGTCCCGTAGTTGTAAGCCGGATTCTCAATATAAGTCTTGAGTTCATCCCAGAGGATCGTTTTCCTCTAATTTCTCCAGCCTTCCTTGAATGAAAGGCAATTTACCTTTAGCCTCAAGAGTCGTCAACATGGCTCGAGACCAGTTGAGATAATTATCTCCCTTTAGAGTGCAACTAAGCAGCGCGACTACCGTTTCATCCGAGTTTCCGAGCGGATAGACAGGAGGCAGATCTTCCTTCATCATGGAGCTTTGCCCGCGCTCAACGCCTTTTTTCGGGCTCTTGTCTGGGTCATTAATATCAGACATCTTCTTTAATCTTCCTTCTTCATGACTTAATAGATGAGAATCGATTCAGTTTTAGAGTATCGACACTCTGATATCATGTTAAGCTTTGAACGACAAGCTCAAATTGTATTACTGTGAACAAAAGAATGTGTAGGCAACAATACCTTTACAAGACAGGCACCGAATAAACTACGAGATTCTATTCCTAATCTATCCAAAGCATATATGAAAAACATGATATACAAATATGTACAAAATCCCAATATCCCATAATAACTATCACTTCTTAAAAATCACTTAGTACTTGATTAGATGCTTCAAAGGAAAACAAATCTTGCATATTTAAAAGTAAAGTACTTTTAGGGTTTGTCCTAATTTTAGACgtagtttcaaaattttttagtaaaatcacaatgtttttatttgttttgaaTTAATCAAAACCACACCTTCAgtcgtattttttttttatgaaaatactGACGTGGCAAACTTTGGGCCAGCATGACCACCGGTATGTGTATTGGCCCATCGGGGAGCGGCTGCTGCGTGGTCGATCAATTGGACCAGCTGGTCCGGTCTGAAATCGGTCTGGTCCGGATTTGAGCCATGCTGGCACTGGCCGTAGCGAAAGAGACCCCAGAACACAGACATTACGAAGGCGAAACCCCCAGAAGCGACACCTGCCATGGCGCAGTTCTGGAAGCCCGGCGCCGAGAAGCCTCAGCTGCTCGACGACGAAGAGGGCGGCGTCCTCTTCGTCTTCTCTTCtgccttctcctcttcttcttctgggTACTCCCTCTGTCTGCTCTCTCTGCACGATTACGCCCTCAGCTCTCGCATGTTTTGCAGCAGTAGCATTGAATTGGGCGCACTCCCTTTCGCTTTTCCCTTGCAGATATGGCTATGCCAGCATTGAGAAGCAGAGGCAGAGGCTGCCCGTGTACAAGTACAGAACGGCAATTCTGTATTTGGTGGAGACTCATGCCACTACCATCATCGTTGGGGAGACGGGCAGCGGTAAAACCACCCAAATTCCTCAGGTTCGTCTCTGTTTCCTGTCCGTTTCATTGATGGGAAGGAACAAATTGCACTGTGGGTGTTGCTTTTTCTTGGAGGGTGTCGCTTATAGTGATCGACTGAGGGGGTCACTCTACACATGGGACTAATCATGCATGAATTGATGATATATGTGTTGTGTAATACTTGGGAGAAACTAACTGGAAGTGAAATGGGAAGTATTGAATTGATCAGTTGATGTTATCCGTCAAAAATCAGGCTTTGGGCCATACGTCAATTGTCAGCTCCTCTCTAGTTTGAGAAGTCTTTGTAATTCAGGAGTGGCAAGTGCCCTCACTCATATGAATGTGGCTCTGCCCCTGAGTGTTTTTAGTCTTGACTTGGCGATGAGCTTTGAGCAACTCGATGTATGTTATGATGCCCGGTAGCTTGAAGGAAGTTACAAATTTGTAAACTTAACTTGTATTGCTCACTTTGGGTCTGTTGAGATTCTATACGAGCGTCAGTCAGGATGATTAGCTTCCTTAGTAcatttaaaatagaaaagatacATGTTCATGATCAATGCGTGTTGTGTGATGTGCAGTACCTTAAAGAAGCAGGTTGGGCTGATGGTGGACTCGTAATAGCTTGCACTCAACCTAGACGGCTAGCTGTCCAGGTCATCAATTTGCTTCACTTGCCTCATCTTATTATGCTTCACAATTTGGTCCCCACGTATCTCtaataatttctatttcattcttGATACTGGGATGGGATTGGTTTGCTTTTGAAATGTTATATTATGTCTGAGACTGAGTTGACATGACTCGGAAATTAAGGAACTCAAGTTTGGCTACTGTTTACACGTTTGTCAGTGCTTTAAAAAGTTAGTGAATTCTGATAGGTTAACTTTAAAAGCAGACACTATGATGCAACACCTGGGATTCTATAGACTGCAGCTATCAGTCAATGTTTGGTTTCTGGTCATATTTACCTGCTCGTGCTAAGTACTGTATGAAAATTTTGCAGGCAGTTGCTTCAAGAGTTGCAGAAGAAATGGGAGTCAAGCTTGGAGAGGAAGTTGGCTACACGATACGGTTTGAAGATGTTACTGATACAGTTAGATTTCTTACCTTCATGATCTCTATCTTGTTTGGGTTGTCACTTAACTGTTGAATGCTATTTTTGCTTCACTTTCTGATTGATTGTAATTTCAAATGTCTGGATAATTATGGTCTTTCATCATTACCTTAAAAGCTTTTCTTGTTCTGCATCACAGGACAAAACCAGGATTAAGTTCCTCACTGATGGGGTACTGCTGAGAGAAATGATGGATGATCCCCTATTGACAAAATACAGGTACTCAGTTATGAATCTAGAGAGCATGACTCTCTGTGAATATTTCGTTGtgatataaaaataaaggTGAATGTAGTagaaaaatcattttcttgattttgtaGTTTGGGCTACCACTGCTTTTATACCATGTACTAATTCATCCACTCGAGCCTTTTCACTTGCTTTTCTGTTTTACTTATTCATCCACTCTAGGCTTTTCACTTGCTTTTCTGTTCCAAAGTGGTTCTTGTATAACTATTACCAAGTGCTGCTAAACTTTTTCTCATTTCATCTGCAACTATCTCAGTGTCATAATGATAGATGAGGCTCACGAAAGGTCTATTTCTACAGATATTTTACTTGGTCTTCTGAAGAAGGTACTCTCTTAACAAACCTGAGCGTCATAATAATCACCTGTTTTTCAAATCCACTGAGAATTTACAATCTATTTGGCTTTTGTGTAAAAATCCTATTGTATGGCTGATTTTTCAGATCCAAAAGCGTCGGCCTGAGCTCCGCCTTATCATAGCCTCGGCCACAATTGAAGCAAAAGCTATGTCTGCTTTCTTCCAGACCAGGTCAAAATGTAACGAATTAAGTTTAGCTGTTCTTCCTTTGTGCTTGTTCTAGTCTTTTAGGGTTCTAGTTAGTTGTGCTATATGATCTGTATGGCTAAATGGGACAGCAATTTCTAGATTATCTTTTATTAGACTACTTCCCATGGTCCTCATCTCAATAATCCTATTCTTTAAATTGGGATTTTGGTATCAAGTTAATCCCGATGGTTgtaaaacatatatacataggAGTGCTACGAGGCATCAAATATACTGAAGATTTTAAATAGGAGAGAACGTATGAGAACAATTCCAGTGATTGTTTTTCTAGTGTTAAGTCAATGACAATTGAAAGTTTGACATCCATATTGCCTGCATTATCTTGATAAATTACAAGGTTTGGAAGGAAATATTGATTTCATCTCTTGCTATTTCTCAGAAGGCGTCGGGCTGTGGAATCTGTGGAGCCTCCACTAAGTATGGAGCCTGCAATTCTATCTGTTGAGGTTATTATTCTCTGATATACAAACATCATCAAGTTTTCCATGATTTCATGAGGTTAAATGTTTTCAGGGATTTTGTTGTCTTTTCTCAGGGCAGAGGGTTCAACGTGCAAATTCATTATGTCGAGGAGCCTGTCTCTGACTATGTGCAGGCTGCTATTTCAACAGTACAGCTGATTCATGACAAGGTACCTTTCTCGAATATTCAGCTAAACCATTGATGCAAATTCTTATTTTGGATCTGAAGTTACGTTAACTATGTTGTTTGAAGCCTTCTCCATTAATTGTATGTAATACTTGCCTTcaatatatgtaattattgCTCTCAGGAGCCATATGGTGACATTTTGGTGTTCCTTACGGGGCAAGATGATATTGATGCAGCTGTTAAGTTAATTAATGAGGAAGCTCGAAATGGTGGAAAAAACTCTTCCGGTACTGATTTAGTACCAAACTTTAAATTGATGCTCATGGAATATCTTTTCTCAAGAATCTAGATGaataaatatttgtttttatatttttcctcttctttcaGGATTGTTTGCTTTGCCTTTGTATTCTGGACTTTCACGTGCTGAACAGGTTAGCTGATGTGCAGCTTGGGGCATGAGAGTATAATTTAGACATTCTGTGCataatttttctgaatttgcTTTCTTTCTAGGAACTCATCTTCTCTCCCACTCCACGGGGAAAGAGAAAAGTAGTGGTATCGACAAATATCGCAGAGACATCATTGACTCTGGAGGTTAGTTCTCTGCAGTTTGCCAACAAAAttgcttcttttccttttaaagGAAATAATGTGTCTTCCGTTGTGCGACTTTTTCATTAAGGCAGGGAATTCATTTACATATACCTTATATTCCCCTCTAATCCCTGCAGGGTATTGTCTATGTTGTCGATAGTGGGTTTTCCAAACAACGGTTTTACAATCCGGTACCTTCACTTTCTTGTATTCCCTCTAATTTAGCAATATCTCATTTCTCATAAATATTAGGTTTTTTGGTCACTTTGGCGAAAGAATCTCTGATGTTTGAATATTGCATCGGtggaaatttgattttgacttTCAAGTCTATTGAACATTTTTAAGTCGCTtctcaatattttcttttaatatccttctaaaatattattttcagtaAAAATGGAAGACAAACTAGTTTTATGGCTTTTGCCTCCTTGTGATTTCACAAGTTGCTGAAAACATATAGTGGTGATGCTTTTTTCTTCTGATGATGAATTTGATCCGAACTAATTTTGGTTGGTTTGCTAGATCACAGATATTGAGAACCTTATTGTCGCACCAATATCTAAAGCCTCTGCCCGCCAGAGGGCTGGTAGGGCTGGAAGAGTACGACCAGGCAAATGTTACAGGTCGCATTTTTCATTCTATATGTGTGATGTAGAGggatagatatatagatatccTATGGGAGATATTATCTGTTGTGGCAGCAGACATTTTGATAAAAGAAATCTTTGTTTAGCGGTTGAATGAAACCTATAGTTTTTAATTCATCTTAAGGAACCATCTGAAGTACAGTTTATAAAGATTGGAAAGGATAAATTAGAAGGGACATACCATCTGACTGTACCATCTTATAAGATCAGAAGGTTTTATGCATAAAAAAAGTTAAGTTGAGATAATTAGAGAGAGCTGTTTCTCTTCTCTTACACTGCATACCCGAATCGGCAATATCTTAGTTACTTgcttttgtttcattttgaaGTCTTGATTCTATTCTTTCAAAGTTTGTAATTGATG is a genomic window containing:
- the LOC116205796 gene encoding probable pre-mRNA-splicing factor ATP-dependent RNA helicase DEAH9, yielding MAQFWKPGAEKPQLLDDEEGGVLFVFSSAFSSSSSGYGYASIEKQRQRLPVYKYRTAILYLVETHATTIIVGETGSGKTTQIPQYLKEAGWADGGLVIACTQPRRLAVQAVASRVAEEMGVKLGEEVGYTIRFEDVTDTDKTRIKFLTDGVLLREMMDDPLLTKYSVIMIDEAHERSISTDILLGLLKKIQKRRPELRLIIASATIEAKAMSAFFQTRRRRAVESVEPPLSMEPAILSVEGRGFNVQIHYVEEPVSDYVQAAISTVQLIHDKEPYGDILVFLTGQDDIDAAVKLINEEARNGGKNSSGLFALPLYSGLSRAEQELIFSPTPRGKRKVVVSTNIAETSLTLEGIVYVVDSGFSKQRFYNPITDIENLIVAPISKASARQRAGRAGRVRPGKCYRLYTEEYFLNEMSAEGIPEIQRSNLVSCVIQLKALGIDNILGFDWLASPSPEAMIRALEVLYSLGVLDDDAKLTSPVGFQVAEIPLDPMISKMILASNQLSCSEEVLTIAAVLSIQSIWFIERGIQKEMDEAKLRFAAAEGDHVTFLNVYKGFLRSGKSSKWCYKNYINYHSMKTVVEIREQLRRIAQRLGIVLKSCDRDMQAVRKAVTAGFFANACRIEPYSHNGMYKTVRTSQEVYIHPSSVLFRVNPKWVVYQSIVSTDRQYMRNVISIDPSSLTEVAPHFYRQQGPIF